From a region of the Manduca sexta isolate Smith_Timp_Sample1 chromosome 19, JHU_Msex_v1.0, whole genome shotgun sequence genome:
- the LOC115440727 gene encoding rho GTPase-activating protein 19 isoform X2, giving the protein MTSSDTCMIERLRNENLEQFFTLVRMHLSFVVDINTDDVDCSTDKPKQFRWNFHKKTKSSNTNSSLSSASNTKNNVEVNSITEEGILRLNELIDFLSKPENVTQEGIFRRTGSLSRQQELKQLLLTGSNLGLDEGRFSVHDCASVLKGFLAELPQPLLMDQYYQTYYTLAGQYPPNVESSESKLLTALQLLLMLLTPSHRNFLQRLLRLLRLVADNEASNRMSPDTLATMFTPHLLCPRKLSPETFHADSIALSPVISFMIRQSSRLFSAPARLATDAAAYFTVRERRRAMSPDVDLDESITDKTAANTVYTFVDRHRTKAENETNPTDTALAQLYAHIQALPDSHQKRRLVKHFNRQNGYGTPIQIQRTGKVAGSRSFGDSIKRHIFNKGLLNKTPKKGSGSNINTIEEESIMTPRSRKPLIITSEQRVSLPETNENKQQEDKPEDMYPSMSPKNDSDFVSSDDENEMSRSSLSCERSSNSASALMPRSKTPYDGRSVSIGDISPLRSENPRFVISQDRPKYVDDLNTTLCGEDDLLPKFKLTHEMTNDQRTRSLTDPFREYLLSRSVLTATPIDLSMLNKSNETDDKLSESLMYCLDGNVPSDLTLSISNLAVDKDQCLRSPLKNIDVNVEKSPNRKRCASSIAFDSEESRIDGTKKAMVEKENITQVYELRETEL; this is encoded by the exons ATGACTTCCTCTGATACTTGTATGATAGAAAGACTCCGAAATGAGAATTTAGAGCAATTCTTCACATTAGTGCGCATGCATTTATCTTTTGTTGTGGATATTAACACCGACGA tgttgACTGCTCAACGGATAAACCAAAGCAATTTAGATGGAATTTCCACAAGAAAACCAAGAGTTCAAATACTAATTCTAGTTTAAGTAGTGCTAGTAATACAAAGAATAATGTAGAAGTTAATTCAATAACAGAAGAGGGCATATTGAGGCTTAATGAATTGATTGACTTCCTGTCCAAACCAGAAA ATGTAACACAGGAAGGCATATTCCGTAGAACAGGGTCGCTCAGCCGCCAACAAGAGCTGAAGCAGCTGTTGCTCACTGGTTCGAACCTTGGACTTGATGAAGGACGTTTCTCAGTGCATGACTGTGCCTCAGTACTAAAAGGGTTCCTTGCTGAATTACCTCAGCCATTGTTAATGGATCAGTATTATCAAACTTATTATACATTAGCTG GCCAATACCCACCAAATGTAGAATCATCGGAATCTAAACTCCTAACAGCACTCCAACTGCTTCTGATGCTGCTCACACCATCACACAGAAATTTTTTGCAGCGGTTGTTAAGACTGCTTCGTTTGGTGGCTGACAATGAAGCATCAAATAGAATGTCTCCGGACACGCTTGCTACTATGTTTACGCCGCATTTACTATGTCCTAGAAAG CTCTCTCCAGAGACATTCCACGCGGACTCCATAGCCCTCTCGCCGGTGATCAGCTTCATGATCCGGCAGTCGTCGCGGCTGTTCAGCGCGCCGGCGCGCCTGGCGACGGACGCGGCGGCCTACTTCACTGTGCGCGAGCGGCGCCGCGCCATGTCGCCTGACGTGGACCTCGACGAGAGCATTACTGATAA AACAGCAGCGAACACAGTGTACACATTCGTCGACAGGCATCGCACGAAGGCGGAGAACGAGACGAACCCCACCGACACTGCGCTCGCGCAACTCTACGCGCACATACAGGCGCTGCCAGACTCCCATCAGAAACGACGACTCGTCAAGCACTTCAACAGGCAGAATGGATATG GAACACCAATACAAATACAAAGGACAGGCAAAGTGGCCGGTTCGCGAAGTTTCGGCGATTCGATCAAGAGACACATATTTAACAAGGGACTGCTTAACAAAACGCCAAAGAAAGGATCCGGGTCCAATATTAATACGATAGAGGAG GAATCGATAATGACACCAAGGTCGCGCAAACCGTTAATAATAACGTCGGAGCAACGCGTCAGTCTACCAGAAACAAACGAGAATAAACAACAGGAGGATAAGCCAGAGGATATGTATCCATCGATGTCGCCGAAAAACGATAGCGATTTTGTATCTTCGGATGATGAGAATGAAATGTCGAGATCTTCACTCTCTTGTGAACG ATCGAGTAATTCAGCGAGTGCGTTGATGCCACGATCGAAAACTCCGTACGACGGTCGATCCGTCTCCATAGGTGATATTAGCCCCCTACGTTCCGAAAACCCTCGCTTCGTTATCAGCCAAGACCGCCCAAAATATGTCGATGATTTAAACACAACACTATGCGGTGAAGATGATCTGTTACCGAAATTTAAACTAACCCACGAGATGACAAACGACCAAAGAACAAGATCATTAACTGACCCCTTCAGAGAGTACTTGTTAAGTCGATCTGTACTAACAGCGACACCTATCGACTTATCGATGTTAAATAAATCGAACGAGACCGACGATAAACTATCAGAATCGCTAATGTATTGTCTGGATGGGAACGTCCCTAGTGATTTGACGTTATCGATAAGTAATTTGGCTGTCGATAAAGATCAGTGTTTGCGGTCGCCCTTGAAAAATATCGATGTTAATGTGGAAAAAAGTCCGAATAGGAAGCGTTGTGCTAGTTCCATTGCTTTTGATAGTGAAGAAAGTAGAATCGACGGTACAAAGAAGGCTATGGTAGAAAAAGAGAATATAACACAAGTTTATGAATTACGCGAGACTGAACTTTAA
- the LOC115440727 gene encoding uncharacterized protein LOC115440727 isoform X1, whose translation MTSSDTCMIERLRNENLEQFFTLVRMHLSFVVDINTDDVDCSTDKPKQFRWNFHKKTKSSNTNSSLSSASNTKNNVEVNSITEEGILRLNELIDFLSKPENVTQEGIFRRTGSLSRQQELKQLLLTGSNLGLDEGRFSVHDCASVLKGFLAELPQPLLMDQYYQTYYTLAGQYPPNVESSESKLLTALQLLLMLLTPSHRNFLQRLLRLLRLVADNEASNRMSPDTLATMFTPHLLCPRKLSPETFHADSIALSPVISFMIRQSSRLFSAPARLATDAAAYFTVRERRRAMSPDVDLDESITDKTAANTVYTFVDRHRTKAENETNPTDTALAQLYAHIQALPDSHQKRRLVKHFNRQNGYGTPIQIQRTGKVAGSRSFGDSIKRHIFNKGLLNKTPKKGSGSNINTIEEKTAKGKLRFTEEKVDVSHKNIVLKNLANKIASSESLDDDYESDASNESTLSEGALNKSRKLSPKFVSEPNLSILDAEETPKNVKKRLFRSKIVTTQNKKYRKRNGVIRGTPASCVSCFDQDTGSDLSCGESEANIDNTPKKSRLDDEEIKHYLTSTPGISDAVFSDEECSTPYTINFRRASMSPITKSTQKLSKAMQESIMTPRSRKPLIITSEQRVSLPETNENKQQEDKPEDMYPSMSPKNDSDFVSSDDENEMSRSSLSCERSSNSASALMPRSKTPYDGRSVSIGDISPLRSENPRFVISQDRPKYVDDLNTTLCGEDDLLPKFKLTHEMTNDQRTRSLTDPFREYLLSRSVLTATPIDLSMLNKSNETDDKLSESLMYCLDGNVPSDLTLSISNLAVDKDQCLRSPLKNIDVNVEKSPNRKRCASSIAFDSEESRIDGTKKAMVEKENITQVYELRETEL comes from the exons ATGACTTCCTCTGATACTTGTATGATAGAAAGACTCCGAAATGAGAATTTAGAGCAATTCTTCACATTAGTGCGCATGCATTTATCTTTTGTTGTGGATATTAACACCGACGA tgttgACTGCTCAACGGATAAACCAAAGCAATTTAGATGGAATTTCCACAAGAAAACCAAGAGTTCAAATACTAATTCTAGTTTAAGTAGTGCTAGTAATACAAAGAATAATGTAGAAGTTAATTCAATAACAGAAGAGGGCATATTGAGGCTTAATGAATTGATTGACTTCCTGTCCAAACCAGAAA ATGTAACACAGGAAGGCATATTCCGTAGAACAGGGTCGCTCAGCCGCCAACAAGAGCTGAAGCAGCTGTTGCTCACTGGTTCGAACCTTGGACTTGATGAAGGACGTTTCTCAGTGCATGACTGTGCCTCAGTACTAAAAGGGTTCCTTGCTGAATTACCTCAGCCATTGTTAATGGATCAGTATTATCAAACTTATTATACATTAGCTG GCCAATACCCACCAAATGTAGAATCATCGGAATCTAAACTCCTAACAGCACTCCAACTGCTTCTGATGCTGCTCACACCATCACACAGAAATTTTTTGCAGCGGTTGTTAAGACTGCTTCGTTTGGTGGCTGACAATGAAGCATCAAATAGAATGTCTCCGGACACGCTTGCTACTATGTTTACGCCGCATTTACTATGTCCTAGAAAG CTCTCTCCAGAGACATTCCACGCGGACTCCATAGCCCTCTCGCCGGTGATCAGCTTCATGATCCGGCAGTCGTCGCGGCTGTTCAGCGCGCCGGCGCGCCTGGCGACGGACGCGGCGGCCTACTTCACTGTGCGCGAGCGGCGCCGCGCCATGTCGCCTGACGTGGACCTCGACGAGAGCATTACTGATAA AACAGCAGCGAACACAGTGTACACATTCGTCGACAGGCATCGCACGAAGGCGGAGAACGAGACGAACCCCACCGACACTGCGCTCGCGCAACTCTACGCGCACATACAGGCGCTGCCAGACTCCCATCAGAAACGACGACTCGTCAAGCACTTCAACAGGCAGAATGGATATG GAACACCAATACAAATACAAAGGACAGGCAAAGTGGCCGGTTCGCGAAGTTTCGGCGATTCGATCAAGAGACACATATTTAACAAGGGACTGCTTAACAAAACGCCAAAGAAAGGATCCGGGTCCAATATTAATACGATAGAGGAG AAAACGGCCAAAGGAAAACTCAGATTCACCGAAGAGAAAGTCGACGTTtcccataaaaatatagtactgAAAAACTTGGCAAACAAAATCGCCAGTTCAGAATCGTTAGATGATGATTACGAATCAGACGCTAGCAATGAAAGCACGTTATCCGAGGGAGCGTTGAACAAATCGCGTAAATTGAGTCCGAAGTTCGTTTCCGAACCGAATCTAAGCATACTTGACGCCGAGGAGACGCCAAAAAATGTCAAAAAGAGATTGTTTCGATCGAAAATAGTGACGACTCAGAATAAGAAATATCGGAAACGGAACGGCGTGATACGCGGCACTCCGGCGTCGTGCGTGTCGTGTTTCGATCAGGATACCGGATCGGATTTATCTTGCGGCGAAAGTGAGGCGAATATCGACAATACGCCGAAAAAATCTCGCTTGGATGACGAAGAGATAAAGCATTATTTGACGAGTACACCGGGGATTTCCGACGCGGTTTTTTCGGATGAGGAATGTTCCACGCCGTATACGATAAATTTTAGAAGGGCGTCAATGTCGCCGATAACTAAGTCGACGCAAAAACTGTCAAAAGCTATGCAG GAATCGATAATGACACCAAGGTCGCGCAAACCGTTAATAATAACGTCGGAGCAACGCGTCAGTCTACCAGAAACAAACGAGAATAAACAACAGGAGGATAAGCCAGAGGATATGTATCCATCGATGTCGCCGAAAAACGATAGCGATTTTGTATCTTCGGATGATGAGAATGAAATGTCGAGATCTTCACTCTCTTGTGAACG ATCGAGTAATTCAGCGAGTGCGTTGATGCCACGATCGAAAACTCCGTACGACGGTCGATCCGTCTCCATAGGTGATATTAGCCCCCTACGTTCCGAAAACCCTCGCTTCGTTATCAGCCAAGACCGCCCAAAATATGTCGATGATTTAAACACAACACTATGCGGTGAAGATGATCTGTTACCGAAATTTAAACTAACCCACGAGATGACAAACGACCAAAGAACAAGATCATTAACTGACCCCTTCAGAGAGTACTTGTTAAGTCGATCTGTACTAACAGCGACACCTATCGACTTATCGATGTTAAATAAATCGAACGAGACCGACGATAAACTATCAGAATCGCTAATGTATTGTCTGGATGGGAACGTCCCTAGTGATTTGACGTTATCGATAAGTAATTTGGCTGTCGATAAAGATCAGTGTTTGCGGTCGCCCTTGAAAAATATCGATGTTAATGTGGAAAAAAGTCCGAATAGGAAGCGTTGTGCTAGTTCCATTGCTTTTGATAGTGAAGAAAGTAGAATCGACGGTACAAAGAAGGCTATGGTAGAAAAAGAGAATATAACACAAGTTTATGAATTACGCGAGACTGAACTTTAA